A portion of the Thermoflexus sp. genome contains these proteins:
- a CDS encoding helix-turn-helix domain-containing protein encodes MGFGPAGPRLSDSSGRGKRVRSCPLPAFPTRLIPRTARRKAGTSERPGRRTGEGIELVLPLSREELAELCGTRLHTVSRLLNGWQRAGWVRLGRRRVVLRKPHGLVALAEELEPPSLFGRKVEKRKAAEHGRESASAEDR; translated from the coding sequence GTGGGTTTCGGACCTGCTGGCCCACGCCTATCGGATTCCTCCGGCAGAGGGAAGAGGGTCAGGAGCTGCCCGCTCCCTGCGTTCCCCACTCGGTTGATTCCGCGAACAGCTCGAAGAAAGGCGGGAACATCTGAGAGGCCCGGCCGGCGGACGGGGGAGGGGATCGAGCTGGTGTTGCCCCTGAGCCGGGAGGAGCTGGCGGAGCTGTGTGGGACGCGCCTGCACACCGTGAGCCGGCTGTTGAACGGTTGGCAACGGGCGGGCTGGGTGCGCCTGGGGCGACGCCGGGTTGTGCTGCGGAAGCCCCACGGGCTGGTTGCCCTGGCCGAGGAGCTGGAGCCCCCCTCCTTGTTCGGGCGCAAGGTGGAGAAGAGGAAGGCCGCCGAGCATGGGAGGGAGAGCGCTTCCGCGGAGGACCGATGA
- a CDS encoding amylo-alpha-1,6-glucosidase, protein MKIDDLRTAAAEVLRRNDRGTFTAPSPRQYPHLWLWDAGFAALGWAALEDFKRAYREIRAALRGQWRNGMLPHVVFYGWPSTYFPGADVWRSDLAPEAPGDLPTSGITQPPVLALVAWILFQHDPDRRRAEAFLREVFPALHAYHRWLHTVRDPDDIGLSCIVHPWESGMDNSPLWDLPLSRVPTEGLPPYQRADAHWVPEEQRPRRADYDRFLALIFHLRSHQYGESGVRRSPFRVYDVLFNALRHRSEEALLAMARTLGEPVGEIEGWLERSRAAFQTRLWDPARGFFLDWDGVAGDRIPVIASGGFLTLYAGLATPEQAREMVDRYLRNPEAFAPNGGTRYLVPTVSKADAGWEPRRYWRGPIWINVNALIAHGLARYGFHALAGEIRRHTLELIARSGFHEYYDPRTGEGLGIGDFTWSAALLLGWELL, encoded by the coding sequence ATGAAGATCGACGATCTGCGAACGGCTGCCGCCGAGGTGCTGCGGCGAAATGATCGGGGAACCTTCACCGCGCCATCCCCGCGGCAGTATCCCCATCTCTGGCTGTGGGATGCCGGGTTCGCGGCGCTGGGCTGGGCCGCTCTGGAGGACTTCAAGCGGGCTTACCGGGAGATCCGCGCCGCCCTGCGGGGCCAGTGGCGCAACGGGATGCTCCCTCACGTGGTGTTCTATGGCTGGCCCAGCACGTATTTCCCCGGGGCAGATGTCTGGCGCTCGGATCTTGCGCCGGAGGCGCCGGGGGATCTCCCGACCTCGGGCATCACCCAGCCCCCGGTCCTGGCCCTCGTCGCCTGGATCCTCTTCCAGCACGATCCGGATCGCCGACGGGCCGAGGCCTTCCTCCGCGAGGTCTTCCCGGCCCTGCACGCCTATCATCGCTGGCTCCACACCGTTCGGGATCCCGATGACATCGGCCTGAGCTGCATCGTCCATCCCTGGGAATCCGGAATGGATAACAGCCCCCTCTGGGACCTCCCCCTATCCCGGGTCCCCACGGAAGGCCTTCCCCCCTATCAACGGGCCGACGCCCACTGGGTCCCGGAGGAGCAGCGCCCCCGTCGTGCCGATTACGACCGCTTCCTCGCCCTGATCTTCCACCTCCGATCCCACCAGTATGGGGAAAGCGGGGTGCGCCGCTCCCCCTTCCGCGTTTACGATGTCCTGTTCAACGCGCTGCGCCATCGCTCGGAGGAAGCCCTGCTGGCCATGGCCCGGACCCTGGGAGAACCCGTCGGGGAAATCGAGGGATGGCTGGAACGAAGCCGGGCCGCTTTCCAGACCCGGTTATGGGACCCTGCGCGCGGATTTTTCCTGGACTGGGATGGGGTGGCGGGTGATCGGATCCCGGTGATCGCCTCCGGGGGGTTCCTGACGCTGTATGCCGGCCTGGCCACACCGGAGCAGGCCCGGGAGATGGTGGACCGTTACCTGAGGAACCCGGAGGCCTTCGCCCCTAATGGAGGAACCCGTTATCTGGTTCCAACGGTGAGCAAAGCCGACGCGGGCTGGGAGCCACGGCGCTACTGGCGGGGACCCATCTGGATCAATGTGAACGCTCTCATCGCCCACGGCCTGGCCCGCTACGGGTTCCATGCGCTCGCCGGGGAGATCCGCCGTCACACGCTGGAGCTGATCGCCCGCTCTGGGTTTCACGAGTATTATGACCCCCGAACCGGGGAAGGCCTGGGGATCGGGGACTTCA